The Methylomicrobium lacus LW14 genome window below encodes:
- a CDS encoding DUF4845 domain-containing protein, which yields MQALPKHQRGLTFISLCILLGIAGFFVFLVLKIGPIYMDHNKVASALSALKKDSAFPMMTEHEIRRSLDNRFNIGYVDFIAPEDIKVSKSNDYVKVEIAYEVVKPLAYNLSVLVDFHDMIETGGDGGV from the coding sequence ATGCAAGCATTGCCAAAACATCAGCGGGGTCTGACCTTTATTTCCTTATGTATTCTGCTGGGTATCGCCGGCTTCTTCGTGTTTCTGGTTTTGAAAATCGGGCCGATTTATATGGATCACAATAAGGTCGCGAGTGCATTATCCGCATTGAAAAAAGATTCGGCATTTCCGATGATGACCGAACACGAGATCAGGCGGAGCCTCGATAATCGCTTTAATATCGGTTATGTCGATTTTATTGCTCCGGAAGATATTAAAGTGAGCAAGAGCAATGATTATGTGAAAGTCGAGATCGCCTATGAGGTGGTCAAGCCGTTGGCTTATAACCTCAGCGTGTTGGTCGATTTTCATGACATGATAGAGACTGGAGGAGACGGCGGCGTGTGA
- a CDS encoding sigma-54 interaction domain-containing protein gives MNPFSSIIGQSPALESLLRSAGIAAMTDVTILIKGETGTGKEVLANALQKASPRANKPFITLNCAALPESLIESELFGHRKGAFTGAIANQQGLFQAADGGTLFLDEINSLPVSIQAKLLRFLDSGECLAVGDTKPYKVNVRVIAATNSDLVQQISAGQFRQDLYFRLNVVPIELPSLAQRPEDIESLIKHFLAVFSDTHAIDPPKFSRQSIKILKAYPWPGNIRELRNLCERLCILLAGRTIEPENLPFEFTRGFTEEHHIETGFKLPDGGVQLDTLEADLIYQALNRTQGNRSQSARLLGLSRDTLLYRMRKHGFAAQ, from the coding sequence ATGAACCCATTTAGCTCGATCATTGGCCAGTCCCCGGCATTGGAGTCCTTACTACGCAGCGCCGGCATCGCGGCGATGACCGATGTCACGATTTTGATCAAGGGCGAGACCGGCACCGGCAAGGAAGTGCTGGCGAATGCGCTGCAAAAAGCCAGTCCGCGCGCCAATAAGCCGTTCATTACACTGAACTGCGCCGCGCTGCCCGAAAGCCTGATCGAATCGGAATTGTTCGGCCACAGGAAAGGCGCCTTCACCGGCGCGATCGCGAATCAGCAAGGCCTGTTCCAGGCGGCCGACGGCGGCACCCTGTTTCTCGATGAAATCAACTCGCTGCCGGTTTCGATCCAGGCCAAATTGCTGCGTTTCCTGGACTCCGGCGAATGCCTCGCGGTCGGCGATACCAAGCCTTACAAAGTCAACGTGCGCGTAATCGCCGCGACCAACAGCGATCTGGTTCAGCAAATCTCCGCCGGCCAATTCCGTCAGGATCTGTATTTCCGCCTGAATGTCGTGCCGATAGAGTTGCCGTCATTGGCTCAGCGCCCCGAAGACATCGAGTCGCTGATCAAACACTTTCTGGCCGTTTTCTCAGATACCCATGCAATCGATCCGCCTAAATTCAGCCGGCAGTCGATCAAGATCCTAAAGGCTTACCCGTGGCCCGGCAATATCCGCGAATTGCGCAATTTGTGCGAGCGCCTGTGCATTCTACTGGCAGGCAGAACGATAGAGCCTGAAAATCTGCCCTTTGAATTTACCCGCGGCTTTACCGAAGAACACCACATCGAAACCGGCTTCAAGCTGCCGGACGGCGGCGTGCAACTGGATACGCTGGAAGCCGACCTGATCTATCAGGCCTTGAATCGCACCCAAGGCAACCGCAGCCAATCGGCGCGGCTGTTGGGTCTGTCCCGCGACACCCTGCTTTACCGGATGCGCAAACACGGCTTTGCCGCGCAGTAA
- the era gene encoding GTPase Era, with protein MKCGFAALIGRPNVGKSTLMNHLLKQKISITSRKPQTTRHRIVGINTTEAGQIVYLDTPGMHQSEKRALNRYLNRTADTTLLGVDVVVWLIDGLTFQDYDEVIFKKLEQAGLPVILAVNKVDRIKDKEQILAFFAEAQHRFPFKHLVPISALKNTNLEDLESAIFELLPEGGLIYPEDQITDRPERFLCAEIIREKLTRRLGDELPYALTVEIELYQEMPGITKIYAVIWVERSAQKTIVIGKDGELLKKVGMDARLDIEKLLDKKVYLQLWVKVKKGWSDNERALHSLGFND; from the coding sequence ATGAAATGCGGTTTTGCGGCCCTGATCGGGCGCCCGAATGTTGGCAAATCGACATTGATGAATCATTTGCTGAAACAGAAAATCAGCATCACCTCGCGCAAGCCGCAAACGACCCGGCACCGGATCGTCGGAATCAACACCACCGAAGCCGGCCAGATCGTTTATCTCGATACGCCCGGCATGCATCAAAGCGAAAAACGCGCGTTGAACCGCTATCTAAACCGGACGGCCGATACGACCCTGCTCGGCGTCGATGTGGTGGTCTGGCTGATCGACGGCCTGACCTTTCAGGACTATGACGAAGTCATCTTCAAAAAGCTCGAACAGGCGGGCTTGCCGGTCATTCTGGCGGTCAACAAGGTGGACAGGATCAAGGACAAGGAGCAGATTCTGGCGTTTTTTGCCGAGGCGCAGCACCGCTTTCCGTTCAAGCATCTGGTGCCGATCTCGGCGTTGAAAAACACCAACCTGGAAGACCTCGAAAGCGCGATCTTCGAGTTGTTGCCCGAAGGCGGCCTGATTTACCCGGAAGATCAAATCACCGATCGTCCCGAGCGTTTTTTATGCGCCGAAATCATCCGCGAAAAGTTGACGCGCCGTCTTGGCGACGAGCTGCCGTATGCGTTGACCGTCGAAATCGAACTGTATCAGGAAATGCCGGGCATCACCAAGATTTATGCGGTGATCTGGGTCGAGCGTTCGGCGCAGAAAACGATCGTGATCGGCAAGGACGGCGAGTTGTTGAAAAAGGTCGGCATGGATGCGCGCCTGGACATCGAAAAGCTGCTCGACAAGAAAGTCTATCTGCAACTGTGGGTGAAGGTCAAAAAAGGCTGGTCCGATAACGAGCGCGCCTTGCACAGCCTCGGATTTAATGACTGA
- the recO gene encoding DNA repair protein RecO, which yields MTETRVYLQPAYILRQRSYRESSLIFEAFTRDFGRISVLAKGVRKAKSKSQGLLQPFVPLHLTFLGKAELKTLTDVELAESYLPLNGFALYCGFYLNELTSAFLHPDDPHPELFADYRQCLGDLQQPGLLEALLRNFELNLIEKTGYGLQLAYDAHHDRPVDPLKKYHLDADLSPVEAMDGIYSGNTLLAMQSRNFSDAEVLVGAKVLLRRVLDQLLHGKPLNSRKVLNEIIKRL from the coding sequence ATGACTGAAACCCGTGTCTATTTACAGCCCGCCTATATCCTCCGGCAGCGCAGCTACCGCGAATCAAGCCTGATCTTCGAGGCCTTTACCCGCGATTTCGGCAGGATTTCGGTCTTGGCGAAAGGCGTCAGGAAAGCCAAATCGAAATCGCAAGGCTTGCTGCAGCCCTTTGTTCCTTTGCATTTGACTTTTCTCGGCAAGGCGGAATTAAAGACGCTGACCGATGTCGAACTGGCAGAATCGTACCTGCCCTTGAACGGTTTCGCATTGTATTGCGGATTTTATCTGAATGAATTGACCTCAGCTTTTCTGCACCCGGACGATCCGCATCCGGAGTTGTTTGCCGATTATCGTCAATGCCTGGGCGATTTGCAGCAGCCAGGCTTGCTCGAAGCCTTGCTGAGAAATTTCGAGCTCAATCTGATCGAGAAGACCGGTTACGGTCTGCAACTCGCTTACGATGCTCATCACGACAGGCCGGTCGATCCCCTTAAAAAATATCACCTCGATGCCGATCTGAGTCCAGTCGAGGCGATGGACGGGATTTATTCCGGCAATACCTTGCTGGCCATGCAGTCCCGCAATTTCAGCGATGCGGAAGTCTTGGTCGGGGCGAAAGTGTTGCTGAGGCGCGTGCTGGATCAATTATTGCACGGCAAGCCGCTGAACAGCCGCAAGGTCCTCAACGAAATCATTAAACGTTTATAA
- the pdxJ gene encoding pyridoxine 5'-phosphate synthase, which yields MDSREILLGVNIDHIATVRQTRGTVYPDPVQAALVAEQAGADGITAHLREDRRHMQDRDLFLLQAMIQTRLNMEMAVTEEMVGIAEKLKPTACCLVPEKREELTTEGGLDVAGNLPHIASACARLAAVGVEVSLFIDPEEAQIEAAIKAGAPVIELHTGRYADAENPAACARELERIRQAARLAHAAGLQVNAGHGLNYHNVQAICRIPEIVELNIGHAIVARALFSGLDQAVRDLKQLMLQSRLASR from the coding sequence ATGGATAGCAGAGAAATTTTATTAGGCGTCAATATCGATCATATTGCGACCGTGCGGCAGACGCGCGGCACCGTGTATCCGGACCCCGTGCAGGCGGCCCTGGTCGCCGAACAGGCCGGTGCCGACGGCATTACCGCGCATCTGCGCGAAGACCGCCGGCACATGCAGGACCGCGATCTGTTTTTATTGCAGGCGATGATCCAGACCCGGCTGAATATGGAAATGGCGGTGACCGAAGAAATGGTCGGCATCGCGGAAAAACTCAAACCGACCGCCTGCTGTCTGGTGCCGGAAAAACGCGAGGAATTGACCACCGAAGGCGGCCTCGATGTCGCCGGCAATCTGCCCCATATTGCCTCGGCCTGCGCCAGACTGGCGGCGGTCGGCGTCGAAGTTTCGCTATTCATCGATCCGGAGGAAGCGCAGATCGAGGCGGCGATTAAAGCCGGCGCGCCGGTGATCGAATTGCATACCGGCCGCTATGCGGACGCCGAAAATCCCGCCGCGTGCGCGCGGGAGTTGGAGCGCATCCGCCAAGCCGCGCGCCTGGCGCACGCTGCCGGCTTGCAGGTCAATGCCGGCCACGGCCTGAATTATCATAACGTGCAGGCCATTTGCCGGATTCCTGAAATCGTCGAATTGAACATCGGTCATGCCATCGTGGCCAGGGCCTTGTTCAGCGGGCTCGATCAGGCGGTTCGCGATTTGAAGCAATTGATGCTGCAAAGCCGTCTTGCAAGCCGTTAA
- the rnc gene encoding ribonuclease III, which translates to MIREPKILCGKLGLTFNNPDLFLMALTHRSAGAKNNERLEFLGDSILGFVIAEVLYDKFPCAPEGVLSRLRANLVNQGSLAELAREHRFGDYLLLGSGELKSGGFRRESILSDALEAVIGALYLDQGMDVCKQWIKDLFQQKVQALSLDNWQKDPKTQLQELMQSKKIDLPEYTLLTMSGLPHEQTFKVKCTIPLLKDACIGTGVSRKRAEQAAAEKILQLLEKTDQ; encoded by the coding sequence GTGATTAGGGAACCGAAGATCTTGTGCGGTAAATTGGGGTTGACCTTTAATAATCCCGATCTTTTTTTGATGGCGTTGACGCATCGCAGCGCCGGCGCGAAAAACAACGAACGCCTGGAATTTTTAGGCGATTCGATTCTGGGTTTCGTGATTGCCGAAGTTTTATATGACAAATTTCCCTGCGCTCCCGAAGGCGTACTGAGCCGGCTGCGGGCGAATCTGGTCAATCAGGGCTCGCTGGCCGAGCTGGCGCGCGAACATCGCTTCGGCGATTACCTGCTCTTAGGTTCCGGCGAATTGAAAAGCGGCGGCTTCCGGCGCGAATCGATTCTGTCCGATGCGCTGGAGGCGGTGATCGGCGCGTTGTATCTCGATCAGGGCATGGATGTCTGCAAGCAATGGATCAAGGACTTGTTTCAGCAAAAAGTCCAAGCCTTGTCGCTGGATAATTGGCAGAAAGATCCGAAGACGCAGCTGCAGGAGCTGATGCAGTCGAAAAAAATCGACTTGCCCGAATATACGCTGTTGACCATGTCCGGTCTGCCGCATGAACAAACCTTTAAAGTCAAATGCACGATCCCGCTGTTGAAGGATGCGTGTATCGGCACCGGCGTGTCGCGCAAGCGAGCGGAACAGGCGGCGGCAGAAAAAATACTGCAATTACTGGAGAAAACAGATCAATGA
- the lepA gene encoding translation elongation factor 4 yields the protein MDLKHIRNFSIIAHIDHGKSTLADRFIQICGGLSDREMSAQVLDSMDIERERGITIKAQSVTLDYKAKDGETYQLNFIDTPGHVDFSYEVSRSLAACEGALLVVDAAQGVEAQSVANCYTAIEQGLEVVPVLNKIDLPSAEPERVIAEIEDVIGIPADEALKISAKTGIGVSDVLEQLVAKVPPPEGNSEGPLQALIIDSWFDSYLGVVSLVRIVHGSIRRKQKITIMSTGKSFLVEKVGVFTPKRLEKDILDTGEVGFVVAGIKDIFGAPVGDTITWTDKPATEQLTGFQRVQPRVFAGLYPVSSDDYEELREALNKLNLNDAALQFEPETSQALGFGFRCGFLGMLHMEIIQERLEREYDVDLITTAPTVVYEVVTHGNQIIMVDNPAKLPEAGLIEEIREPIIRANIFVPQDYLGSVINLCIEKRGVQKDMQFVGRQVAIHYEMPLSEVVLDFFDRLKSVSRGFASFDYEFLRFQEAPLVKLDVLINGDKIDALSIIVHRDQSQNRGRDLVEKMKDLIPKQMYEVAIQAAIGAKVIARSTVKAMRKNVTAKCYGGDITRKKKLLEKQKAGKKRMKQVGNIEIPQEAFLAVLQLNKE from the coding sequence GTGGATTTAAAACATATCAGAAATTTCTCGATCATCGCGCATATCGATCACGGCAAATCGACGCTGGCGGACCGTTTCATTCAGATTTGCGGCGGGCTCAGCGATCGGGAAATGTCCGCGCAGGTGCTGGACTCGATGGATATCGAGCGGGAGCGCGGCATTACGATCAAGGCGCAGAGCGTGACTTTGGATTATAAGGCGAAGGACGGCGAGACTTACCAACTGAATTTCATCGATACGCCGGGACATGTCGATTTTTCGTATGAAGTCTCTCGCTCGCTGGCCGCCTGCGAGGGCGCCTTGCTGGTCGTCGATGCGGCGCAAGGCGTCGAGGCGCAAAGCGTCGCGAACTGTTATACCGCGATCGAGCAGGGCCTCGAAGTAGTGCCGGTGCTGAACAAGATCGATCTGCCGTCCGCCGAACCGGAGCGGGTGATTGCCGAAATCGAGGATGTAATCGGCATTCCGGCCGATGAAGCGCTGAAGATCAGCGCGAAGACGGGTATAGGCGTCAGCGATGTGCTGGAGCAACTGGTGGCCAAGGTTCCGCCGCCCGAAGGCAATAGCGAGGGGCCTTTGCAGGCCTTGATCATCGATTCGTGGTTCGACAGTTACCTCGGCGTGGTGTCGCTGGTCCGTATCGTGCATGGCAGCATTCGTCGCAAACAAAAGATCACGATCATGTCGACAGGCAAGTCGTTTCTGGTCGAGAAGGTTGGGGTGTTTACGCCGAAGCGTCTCGAAAAAGACATACTCGATACCGGCGAAGTCGGTTTCGTCGTGGCCGGCATCAAGGACATTTTCGGCGCGCCGGTCGGTGATACGATTACCTGGACCGACAAGCCGGCTACCGAGCAATTGACCGGCTTCCAGAGGGTGCAGCCGCGCGTGTTCGCGGGGCTGTATCCGGTCAGCTCGGACGATTACGAGGAGTTGCGCGAGGCGTTGAACAAGCTCAATCTGAACGATGCGGCCTTGCAGTTCGAGCCGGAAACGTCGCAGGCCCTGGGCTTCGGTTTCCGCTGCGGTTTCCTCGGCATGCTGCACATGGAGATCATCCAGGAGCGGCTCGAGCGCGAATACGATGTCGACCTGATCACCACCGCGCCGACCGTGGTTTATGAAGTCGTCACGCACGGCAATCAGATCATTATGGTCGATAATCCCGCCAAGCTGCCGGAAGCGGGCTTGATCGAGGAGATCCGCGAGCCGATCATCCGCGCGAATATTTTCGTGCCGCAGGATTATCTCGGCAGCGTGATCAATCTGTGCATCGAAAAGCGCGGCGTGCAGAAAGACATGCAGTTCGTCGGCCGGCAGGTTGCGATTCATTACGAGATGCCGCTCAGCGAGGTCGTGCTCGATTTCTTCGACCGCCTCAAATCGGTCAGCCGCGGCTTTGCCTCGTTCGATTATGAGTTTTTGCGTTTCCAGGAAGCGCCTTTGGTCAAGCTCGACGTATTGATCAACGGCGACAAGATCGATGCGCTGTCGATCATCGTGCACCGCGATCAAAGCCAAAACCGGGGCCGCGATCTGGTCGAAAAAATGAAGGACCTGATTCCGAAGCAGATGTACGAGGTCGCGATTCAGGCCGCGATCGGCGCGAAGGTGATCGCCCGCTCGACGGTCAAGGCGATGCGCAAGAACGTGACCGCGAAGTGTTACGGCGGCGACATCACCCGTAAGAAAAAATTGCTCGAAAAGCAAAAGGCCGGCAAGAAACGGATGAAACAGGTCGGCAATATCGAGATACCGCAGGAGGCTTTCTTGGCGGTCTTGCAGTTGAACAAGGAATAG
- a CDS encoding PP2C family protein-serine/threonine phosphatase gives MKLVHHQLTSQGNREINQDCMAYRVDPDFALFVVADGLGGHHAGEKASRFFCHGLIKNAEAFARLMENKPGVTMALWIDAAVEEMRNLFAGDPAALEAHTTCAILYLDKNQVLTAHCGDSRVYRLSPREVLWRTRDHSIPQALLEEGKITESEMGGHPEQNCLRRSINVAAGHQSEIAVYPAAEAGETFILCSDGFWENVKAQEFLQLAQPESGINELGKAAKLSLLRANGKSDNITVQWVRCLSL, from the coding sequence ATGAAACTGGTTCATCATCAACTGACCTCGCAGGGCAACCGGGAGATTAACCAGGACTGCATGGCCTATCGCGTCGATCCTGATTTTGCGCTGTTTGTCGTCGCGGACGGTCTCGGTGGGCATCATGCCGGCGAAAAGGCATCACGTTTCTTTTGTCATGGCCTGATCAAAAATGCCGAAGCTTTTGCGCGCTTGATGGAGAACAAGCCGGGGGTGACGATGGCGTTATGGATCGACGCCGCCGTGGAGGAAATGCGAAATCTGTTCGCGGGCGATCCGGCGGCGCTCGAGGCGCACACGACCTGCGCGATTCTTTACCTCGATAAAAATCAGGTTTTGACCGCGCATTGCGGCGATTCGAGGGTGTATCGGCTGAGTCCGCGTGAGGTGCTATGGCGGACCCGTGATCATTCGATCCCGCAGGCCTTGCTGGAAGAGGGCAAGATCACCGAAAGCGAAATGGGCGGGCATCCGGAACAGAATTGTCTGCGGCGCAGCATTAATGTGGCGGCGGGGCATCAGAGCGAGATCGCCGTCTATCCGGCCGCAGAGGCGGGGGAGACCTTTATATTATGCAGCGACGGCTTTTGGGAGAATGTAAAAGCGCAGGAGTTTCTGCAACTGGCGCAGCCGGAAAGCGGTATCAACGAACTCGGAAAGGCGGCCAAGCTGTCGCTGTTGCGCGCGAACGGCAAGAGCGACAATATTACCGTGCAGTGGGTTCGCTGTTTATCGCTATGA
- the lepB gene encoding signal peptidase I, translated as MDYDFSFFLFVATVVTGVIWGGYVAWLKTQNRPYDAENEPWLVEYAHSFFPVVLIVLVLRSFIAEPFRIPSASMMPTLLIGDFILVNKFTYGIRLPVINKKVIEVNEPQRGDIVVFRFPKDPTVDYIKRVIGLPGDKIGYFNKTLSVNGAPVSQAAIGTYEGRGQGQDMSGSIELNEDLTGVEHKILVRQEAPTVEGVFVVPEGHYFVMGDNRDNSNDSRYWGMVPEQNLVGKAFFIWMSWDWQDKGVGFDRIGTALK; from the coding sequence ATGGACTACGATTTTTCGTTTTTTCTGTTCGTGGCGACCGTCGTCACGGGCGTCATTTGGGGCGGCTATGTCGCATGGTTAAAGACCCAAAACAGACCCTACGACGCAGAAAACGAACCCTGGCTGGTCGAATATGCGCATTCGTTCTTCCCGGTCGTGTTGATCGTGTTAGTGCTGCGTTCATTCATTGCCGAGCCGTTTCGGATTCCTTCCGCCTCGATGATGCCGACCTTGTTGATCGGCGATTTCATTCTGGTCAATAAATTTACTTACGGCATTCGCCTGCCGGTGATCAACAAAAAAGTGATCGAGGTGAATGAGCCGCAGCGCGGCGATATCGTGGTGTTCCGCTTTCCTAAGGACCCGACGGTCGATTACATCAAGCGCGTGATCGGTCTTCCGGGCGACAAGATCGGCTATTTCAATAAAACGCTTTCCGTGAACGGCGCGCCGGTCAGTCAGGCGGCCATCGGCACCTATGAAGGCCGCGGCCAGGGACAGGACATGAGCGGGTCGATCGAACTGAACGAGGATTTGACCGGCGTCGAACATAAAATTCTAGTCCGGCAGGAAGCGCCTACGGTCGAAGGCGTGTTTGTGGTGCCGGAGGGGCATTATTTCGTGATGGGCGACAACCGCGACAACAGTAACGACAGCCGTTACTGGGGCATGGTGCCGGAACAAAATCTGGTCGGCAAGGCGTTCTTTATCTGGATGAGCTGGGATTGGCAGGATAAAGGCGTCGGTTTTGACCGTATTGGCACCGCGTTAAAATAA